A single genomic interval of Rhodospirillales bacterium harbors:
- a CDS encoding DUF86 domain-containing protein, with the protein MAGKTVLTRLHDMRDAINGISETLAGVTFEIYKDVWSMRRATERGIEIISEASRHLPSETKARFPAIPWPEIAAIGNLLRHEYAKVDDRII; encoded by the coding sequence ATGGCCGGGAAGACCGTTCTTACCCGGCTTCACGACATGCGCGACGCGATCAACGGCATTTCCGAAACCCTCGCCGGCGTCACATTCGAAATCTACAAGGACGTTTGGTCCATGCGCCGCGCGACCGAGCGCGGCATCGAGATCATCTCGGAAGCCAGCCGCCATCTTCCGTCCGAAACGAAGGCGAGGTTTCCCGCGATCCCCTGGCCGGAAATCGCCGCGATCGGGAACCTGCTCCGCCATGAGTACGCGAAAGTGGACGACCGGATCATCTAG
- a CDS encoding BrnT family toxin encodes MDYEWDDAKSRANAAKHGVPFKAAETFDWESALVVEDARAGYGESRFVAVGFIANRLHVMAFTRRGGNIRVISLRKANKREHRYYDEAID; translated from the coding sequence GTGGACTACGAATGGGACGACGCCAAGAGCAGAGCCAACGCGGCGAAGCACGGCGTGCCGTTCAAAGCGGCCGAAACCTTCGATTGGGAATCGGCCCTGGTCGTCGAGGATGCGCGCGCGGGTTACGGCGAGTCGCGGTTCGTCGCGGTGGGATTTATCGCCAATCGTCTTCACGTGATGGCGTTCACCCGGCGCGGCGGCAACATTCGCGTCATCAGCCTGCGCAAGGCGAACAAGCGGGAGCACCGGTATTATGACGAAGCGATTGACTGA
- the tldD gene encoding metalloprotease TldD: protein MALAPASDLAQTDELFYGRAGLERAQAEKRVAEALQGADDGELFLEYRQSEAFAFDDGRLKTASFDAAQGFGLRAVSGEVTAFAHATELSDAALKRAADTVRAVRAGRGGTHAEPPSGTNRALYGSDNPLSPVPFPTKVKVLEDIDAYARIKDSRVKQVSASLMGSWQAVQIVRLGGLRVADIRPLVRLNVQVVVEKDGRMETGSFGTGGRVAYDRFIAPDSWRHVVDEALRQALVNLESVPAPAGEMPVVLGSGWPGILLHEAIGHGLEGDFNRKKTSAFAGLMGTRIAAPGVTVVDDGTLAERRGSLTVDDEGTPSSRTVLIEDGVLVGYLNDRLNARLMGMRPTGNGRRESFAHSPMPRMTNTYMLAGKAKRDEIIASVKKGLYAVTFGGGQVDITSGKFVFSCTEAYQIENGKIGAPVKGATLIGNGPDVLTKVSMIGDDMELDPGIGTCGKDGQGVPVGVGQPTLKVDQLTVGGTAV from the coding sequence ATGGCCCTGGCCCCCGCCTCCGACCTCGCCCAGACCGACGAACTGTTCTACGGCCGCGCCGGATTGGAGCGCGCCCAGGCCGAAAAGCGGGTCGCGGAGGCGCTTCAAGGCGCCGACGACGGCGAGCTGTTCCTCGAATACCGCCAGTCGGAGGCGTTCGCCTTCGACGACGGCCGGCTCAAGACCGCGAGCTTCGACGCGGCGCAGGGGTTCGGGCTCCGCGCCGTGTCGGGCGAGGTGACCGCGTTCGCGCACGCGACCGAGCTGTCGGACGCGGCCTTGAAGCGCGCCGCCGACACGGTGCGGGCGGTGCGCGCCGGCCGGGGCGGCACCCATGCCGAGCCGCCCAGCGGCACCAACCGCGCGCTCTACGGTTCCGACAATCCGCTTTCCCCGGTGCCGTTCCCCACCAAGGTCAAGGTGCTGGAGGACATCGACGCCTACGCGCGCATCAAGGATTCGCGCGTCAAGCAGGTGAGCGCGTCGCTGATGGGCTCGTGGCAGGCGGTGCAGATCGTGCGCCTGGGCGGCCTCCGCGTCGCCGACATCCGGCCCCTGGTTCGCCTCAACGTCCAGGTGGTGGTGGAAAAGGACGGCCGCATGGAAACCGGCAGCTTCGGCACCGGCGGGCGCGTCGCCTACGACCGCTTCATCGCGCCCGATTCGTGGCGGCACGTGGTCGACGAGGCGCTGCGCCAGGCGCTGGTCAATCTCGAATCGGTGCCGGCGCCGGCGGGCGAAATGCCGGTAGTGCTGGGATCGGGCTGGCCCGGCATCCTGCTGCACGAGGCGATCGGCCACGGCCTCGAGGGCGATTTCAACCGCAAGAAGACCTCGGCCTTCGCCGGGCTGATGGGGACGCGCATCGCCGCGCCGGGCGTGACCGTGGTCGACGACGGCACGCTCGCCGAGCGGCGCGGCTCGCTCACCGTCGACGACGAGGGCACGCCGAGTTCGCGCACCGTGCTGATCGAGGACGGCGTCCTGGTCGGCTACCTGAACGACCGGTTGAACGCGCGGCTGATGGGCATGCGCCCGACCGGCAACGGCCGGCGCGAAAGCTTCGCCCATTCGCCGATGCCGCGCATGACCAACACCTACATGCTGGCGGGCAAGGCGAAACGCGACGAAATCATCGCCTCGGTCAAGAAGGGCCTTTACGCCGTCACCTTCGGCGGCGGCCAGGTGGACATCACGTCCGGCAAGTTCGTGTTCTCGTGCACCGAGGCCTACCAGATCGAGAACGGCAAGATCGGCGCCCCGGTGAAGGGCGCGACGCTGATCGGCAACGGCCCCGACGTGCTGACCAAGGTTTCGATGATCGGCGACGACATGGAGCTCGACCCCGGCATCGGCACCTGCGGCAAGGACGGCCAGGGCGTGCCGGTCGGCGTCGGCCAGCCGACGCTGAAGGTCGACCAGCTCACCGTCGGCGGCACGGCGGTGTGA
- a CDS encoding type II toxin-antitoxin system YafQ family toxin produces the protein MRAIRTTRRFERDLKRTRKRGKKLDKLWSVVERLQQGEPLDPRHRRHRLSGEWSLHWECHVEPDWLLIWHEDDAGGLVLVRTGTHSDLFD, from the coding sequence ATGCGGGCCATCCGGACGACGCGGAGGTTCGAGCGCGACCTCAAGCGGACCCGGAAACGCGGCAAGAAGCTCGACAAACTGTGGTCGGTGGTCGAACGGCTGCAACAGGGGGAGCCGCTCGATCCTCGCCATCGGCGCCATCGCCTGTCGGGCGAGTGGTCGCTCCATTGGGAGTGCCATGTCGAGCCCGATTGGCTTCTCATCTGGCACGAGGACGACGCCGGCGGACTGGTTCTCGTCCGAACCGGAACCCATTCGGACCTGTTCGATTGA
- a CDS encoding BrnA antitoxin family protein, with protein MTKRLTDRRGDVRPLAKSDFRKMKPAREAMPDVVAHYRRTRGPQKAPTKVSTTIRLDAKVIDFFKAKGPRWQSRINDALKAVVDSAK; from the coding sequence ATGACGAAGCGATTGACTGATCGGCGCGGCGACGTGCGTCCTCTCGCCAAATCCGATTTTCGGAAGATGAAGCCGGCGCGGGAAGCGATGCCGGACGTGGTCGCGCATTATCGGCGGACACGGGGGCCGCAGAAAGCGCCGACCAAGGTGTCCACGACAATCCGACTCGATGCCAAGGTGATCGACTTCTTCAAGGCCAAGGGGCCGCGGTGGCAATCGCGGATCAACGACGCTCTAAAGGCGGTCGTCGATTCGGCGAAGTAG
- a CDS encoding DUF3422 domain-containing protein encodes MTPFPEHPQRRALIDEVHARPYLLLRAPTRLSHLAVLTGEGGQEAERDHLARLCQAFNVPPPPRDAALFTVRLGGLLFRWERHTEFSAYTFVADGPFEQPFKDPPAARLPADWLKALPGETISAVHIAIEPASAPDRAVEQTSALFDNNTVIGSAVHGEKARVWTDVRVHADGYGRFLVKDLGLNQRQLGRLAQRLVEINSYSLLAMLAYPIARAALPRIAALERELSQSVKTLSGLSGLGDERTLLDRLSALAAEAEAVGAATSYRFSAAKAYSALVAQRFEDLRATRLEWMQPLDEFMLRRLAPAMETCASVATRQDSLSVRVARASDLLRTRVDVALEAQNRDLLRSMNRRARAQLRLQQTVEGLSVAAISYYVVGLVAYAAKAAHGAGVKIDPDLAAGIAIPIVVGLVWFAIRRLRKAVVGKGEDDA; translated from the coding sequence ATGACGCCGTTTCCCGAACACCCCCAGCGCCGCGCCCTGATCGACGAGGTCCACGCCCGGCCCTATCTCCTGCTGCGCGCGCCGACGCGGCTTTCCCATCTCGCGGTGCTGACCGGGGAAGGCGGCCAGGAGGCCGAGCGCGACCATCTCGCCCGGCTCTGCCAGGCGTTCAACGTGCCGCCGCCGCCCCGGGACGCGGCCCTGTTCACCGTCCGTCTCGGCGGGCTCCTGTTCCGCTGGGAACGGCACACGGAATTCTCGGCCTACACCTTCGTCGCCGACGGCCCGTTCGAGCAGCCGTTCAAGGACCCGCCGGCCGCGCGCCTGCCCGCCGATTGGCTGAAGGCTCTCCCGGGCGAAACCATTTCGGCCGTGCACATCGCGATCGAGCCCGCCTCCGCGCCCGACCGGGCGGTGGAGCAGACCTCGGCCCTGTTCGACAACAACACCGTGATCGGCAGCGCGGTGCACGGCGAGAAGGCCCGGGTGTGGACCGACGTGCGCGTGCACGCCGACGGCTACGGCCGTTTCCTGGTCAAGGACCTCGGCCTCAACCAGCGCCAACTCGGCCGCCTGGCGCAGCGCCTGGTGGAGATCAACTCCTACTCCCTGCTCGCCATGCTCGCCTATCCGATCGCGCGCGCCGCGTTGCCCCGGATCGCGGCGCTGGAACGCGAGCTTTCGCAATCGGTCAAGACGCTGTCCGGGCTTTCCGGGCTCGGCGACGAACGGACGCTGCTCGACCGCCTGTCGGCGCTGGCGGCGGAAGCCGAAGCCGTCGGCGCCGCGACCAGTTATCGCTTCTCCGCGGCCAAGGCCTACTCGGCGCTGGTCGCGCAGCGGTTCGAGGATTTGCGCGCGACCCGCCTCGAATGGATGCAGCCGCTCGACGAATTCATGCTCCGCCGCCTGGCGCCGGCGATGGAAACCTGCGCCAGCGTCGCCACCCGCCAGGACAGCCTGTCGGTCCGCGTCGCGCGGGCGAGCGATCTGCTGCGCACGCGGGTCGACGTCGCGCTCGAGGCGCAGAACCGCGACCTGCTCCGTTCCATGAACCGCCGCGCCCGCGCGCAGCTCCGCCTGCAGCAGACGGTCGAGGGATTGTCGGTCGCGGCCATCAGCTACTACGTCGTCGGGCTCGTCGCCTACGCCGCCAAGGCGGCGCACGGGGCCGGCGTCAAAATCGATCCCGATCTCGCCGCCGGGATCGCCATCCCGATCGTGGTCGGCCTGGTCTGGTTCGCGATCCGGCGCCTGCGCAAGGCGGTGGTCGGCAAGGGCGAAGACGACGCATGA
- a CDS encoding nucleotidyltransferase family protein, with product MNRDQVIQALKRHERDIRAGGATSLFLFGSALRGEAGPGSDVDLFIDYDEAGDFSLIELIRLKENIAGYLGTEVDLTTRAGLHPAIRDRILAEAERVF from the coding sequence ATGAACCGGGACCAAGTCATTCAGGCCTTGAAGCGCCACGAGCGGGACATCCGCGCGGGCGGCGCGACCTCGCTTTTTTTGTTCGGGTCGGCGCTTCGCGGCGAAGCCGGACCCGGAAGCGACGTCGATTTGTTCATCGACTACGACGAAGCCGGCGATTTCAGCCTGATCGAATTGATCCGTCTGAAAGAGAATATCGCCGGTTATCTCGGGACCGAGGTCGATCTCACCACCCGCGCCGGCCTGCATCCCGCGATCCGCGACCGCATCCTCGCCGAGGCCGAGCGCGTTTTCTGA